The DNA region TCCACGCGGACGGCCCCACCACGATCGGCATCGGGCTGGCCTGGCTGCTGCTGGTGCTCGCGGCGGCCTTCGCGGTGTCCCGGCGGGCACCGCTGCCGCGCGGTCTACTGGCCTACCAACTCGCCGTCCGCCCGGCCGCGTTCGCCCTCTGGCTGGTGTTGCTGGCGTACGTGGTGATTGGCGCGGTCGCCGGGATCATCATCGCGATCACGCACGACGACCCCCGGCGGACCATGGCCGTGCTGCTGCTCGCCCTGCCCGACCTGGTCTGGCTGGCCTTCGGCATCGGCCTCGGCGCCGCGTGGCACGGCCGGCTGGTCGGCGGGCTCGGCCTGCCCGTCCCGGAGCCGCTGAGCGCGGTGCTGCGCGCGCCCGGTGGCAAGGAGGCGACCATCGACCTCGGCAGCCTGGCCGACCACGACCCGCGCAGCTGGTGGCTGCTGCCGGTGGCCGCCGTGCTGCTGCTCGCCGCCGCCTTCCTCGCCGCCCACCGCTCCCCGCGCAGCGTCCGGCTCGGGCAGCACGCCGTCCGCTTCGCCCTGGCCACCGCCGTCACCGTGCTGCTGGTCGGCCTGTGGACCCGGATGGACGCCGACTACGGGCTGTCCGTCCTGGGTGTCGGGCTCGGTCAGGGCGGTCTGGGGGACCTGCTCGGCGCGGTCCTCGGCGGCAGCAATCCGCTGGCGACGCTGGGCAGCGGCAGCCTGACGCTGCGCCCGGCCCTGTGGCCGGCGGTGCCGTTGGCGGTGGGTTGGGGGCTGGTGACCGGGCTGATCGGAGCGCTGCTCGCCTCGCGGGTGCGGCGCCGCGGGGAGGTCACGCAGGACGCGGGCGGCTGAGGGCCCGGCCGAGGTCGGCCCCGCCCCCGGACGCCCTCAGACCGCCTCGGCGATCAGGATGACCGCCGCGGGGACGGCCTGGCCGAGGGCGCCGCGCCACAGCTTCGGCTCCGAGACGACCAGGGTGATCCCGCCGGCCACCATGAACGCGGCGACGTA from Kitasatospora cathayae includes:
- a CDS encoding streptophobe family protein; the protein is MQQPTTGAAGPPGAVRGWLDALAVVLAGLVAMAAVAALGLWLAGADDLPEGGFPPVLAATLALAVGGSVQLDGGAGNFAAVDAGVDAMPLSVSLVGAVVMAEVFLRQLRFRAVAGGGELLGRIARTVVLWLIALVVITVTAKHTFVIQLGGSLVQTIGGALGLTPEVGFHADGPTTIGIGLAWLLLVLAAAFAVSRRAPLPRGLLAYQLAVRPAAFALWLVLLAYVVIGAVAGIIIAITHDDPRRTMAVLLLALPDLVWLAFGIGLGAAWHGRLVGGLGLPVPEPLSAVLRAPGGKEATIDLGSLADHDPRSWWLLPVAAVLLLAAAFLAAHRSPRSVRLGQHAVRFALATAVTVLLVGLWTRMDADYGLSVLGVGLGQGGLGDLLGAVLGGSNPLATLGSGSLTLRPALWPAVPLAVGWGLVTGLIGALLASRVRRRGEVTQDAGG